tgttctccgtgacgatttgataacatacactgtgtctgaaatcattcgttgtCCACCTCTGAttgtgtggggaagttggcagttacttgcggacaacaggtttgtactggtacagaatccaggatccCGCCTTTAAATAACTCAAATACtgttaaaatcaaacaaatcctCATGTTAATGAACTCACAGAGGTCAGCGGTAGGTGATTCTTAACCACTGGTACTTTTAGAGTTTGGACTGTCCTTAAACGGAGcttgtaattttattttcatgaaaacacaACTGGTCGTGTGAATTTATTTTCtcattaaaatgtaaagaaattagCTAGTTACCGATATAAGTTAAGATGGGTTTTTCATTCGTTATAATCATAAGTGATCGACGTGCCAActttatttttcttgtatacaGTGATGCAAGACCTGACTGTAATAAACTGTGCTATTAGTGTGGTAAAAAACATGTTGTCAGAAGTGTGATAAATGCCATTATTATATCACCACGCACGTGTCTATTATAATGGCGGGTATATTGTTGTTATTATCTAATGTCTTGTACAGGCAATTCTTTGAAAGTTACCATACCTAATTTTTTTGGTTGATTGATAATTGATATCTTTCCAATATAGTTTCTATTTCTGGTGGACCTACTTGGCGGTGTGTGGCGCTGGTTGTGTTTGCTGTACTCTTAGGCTCCAGGAAATCTActcttactttttaatttttgagaAGTATTTGTATATTTCTTAGTGCAAAGTAAGCACTTATCACTATTTATTCTAAATGTTTCGTGCCCTCTAAATATTCACTACATGCTTTTAGAAAATAATCTTTACGATCGGATCTCTAAATTACCAGCAATGTAACACTAAATACAAGTTTTCATTCTGTAAAGCGTGGCTCTGTAGAAAATTATTTTATCGCAATGTTCAGATTTCTAGGCTATGTTTATCTTCTTAATTGCGATATGTTAGCTTTAACATGTCTTAATGTTTTTCCATAATCAGTAcagattattttacattattgatcTCCGGTCTAAATTTACACATCCTTTTGATTTTCACATTGTCCAATGTTGTcagaaaaattaaacagtttgatCAAATTTCCTGCTAGACGGGGTCCTGCTACTTAGCCACTGAGCGCTGATTGTAATGTTACCATTCCGGTTATGTCACTGTAACCCTAAAATGTCAGTTGTATTGTCTTTGATTCCTATTTGGTCTTGTATAAATGTTTTAGCTGCATTTGGAAACATGAtaaataccaaaaataaaaacGTAGCACAAATGACAACCATTACAACCGTAACTTTAAAGGCAATGTAATTTTGATTTCTAACTTGAAAAAACTGTTCTAGTTTTAAAGAACCCGCAAGtgatatagagatagtacctaaattttttgattatgaaaaacaattaaaaataatgctGATTGCTGATATGTATCATTTAAGACTGAATATAATATTTAGGTcttgatttttatcattttgaagcatattatttaagattttctgaaacttcttatataatttccatgtagctgcttttgcagatagtcctacctatcaagtcattgataaatatttaatccccaattatacctgggttattgcgggaagaacttatctcaatgcaaaaatgttgtcaaatacataattattgtgtgacgtcagaaaatgttttaattcttataaaataaattcagatccactataaTTTAAGctaaaatttagatataatgttatttgtaccatatcacacatcatatataaaagcaaaacaaaaactctttagtatttacaatgaaaattgacattacaatgaaatgacttatcacttaTTTTTTAACCATACATTTACGTCATTATTCCTTTTAAATTGTATCATGCAGGTGTACAGGTAAATACAGGATAGgattaatatttgtgtcattgattgatctctagtactatgtgtAAATAATAACGCACGTGTGCGTCATTGTCAAGCATATATTCTTTACTGAGTCTATCTTTCTAGTTTAGTAATCAGCTCCAATCTTAAATTTAGTTTATTCGTAGATCGAAAAAGAAGAAGTTTAATGCTCATAAACGCATTTAAATTTATTAGTATTATATGTGCGCAGATgttaaataaagtatttatttcgTTGGGTTTTAATACGACTAACTACATCGATAATTATCACAGATTACGTTGACATTTCCTTTAGAATGTTATGCAATTTACTCtacttaaggtagttttgcacgtttgacaaaccggaagtaatggcgaaacgtcatttatctggaaaccGTAGAAAAAGGCCCGGAGTCGGCGTACGAAaaggaaaattattttatgaattaatggcaacagGTGAGTTAATTCATTTCAACGGCAACGTTACTATTATTCCAGAGCTATAATAGGGTATTAAAATTTCTGACCCATAAATTAGTTCCAAAACTCAACTTCAaaagcaaatatctcaaaaacaagcagaCGAacctatattttatttcaccgtatttgtcacatgtttatttacaaccatgtaaagtttcattaacatttacATTGTTGAAAAAAAGTTCCTGAAAATGTTATTAAGAGTGTGATTTCcgatagactcccattatgaaaacttatgtgatgtctttttttcaaattagtgtAGCAAAAAAATCGGGCAAAACACCGTATCtttttttctaagtatattctgaggtTATGAAAATCAGACTTTAAataaattctacattgcagattATTCTACCGAATGTACAGAACCGCCTTAAATGTGTTTCAATGTTGTGTCTTGGTGTGGAATGCGTTTCTACAATTCAATTCAGCGCATCTTTGCGAACATAAACAAACACGTCATACCCACAAGTGACAAAAAACAGCTGCAGATCTATGTTAAAATGGTAATAATCATTTTCCACTTCCACTGACGGAAAAATAAATTGCCGGAAAAGGATTCCAGGAAGTTTTAATCATGATACTGTAGATTTAAAACTGTAAAGCGTGTGCACTTATGTATTTGCAACTGAAATTACAAAACTAAGCACTGCCAAGTTTTTTTTCGCCAATTTCTGTTTCTGCTGATCCAAATGTAATTTATGACAGAATGTAATTTGCAATAAAATCTAAGGGAACaactgttgaaaacaaattgatATACTTACTTTCATGATTCATGCACACAAAATgagaatataaataataaaataaacttctGAAACGAACAACATTTAACCATCAATTTAGCTGTCCAAATACATGGTTTATTCTACTGTCTCGTACTGTTGTTCTGTACTTAGTATATTGAATACTAAGATTGTTCTTAAAAGTTTTCCTCTTGTAACAGTTCTGTGAAAAACGCAATGTTTGTAAAGGTGTTTCACTATTTGAAAGTACAGCCCCTTTATGCGATCCTTTTCCAAAATTGAGACAATATATCAGTAAGTTGTCAATCGATTCATAGAATAATATACTAATGAATTTTCATGCACAACGACTCTTTCTTGTACAGTATTGTGGAGCTAGTTCTTATCGCATGTACAAAATCCAGCCAGAGAAGGACGTTCTGTGTGAACCAGCCAAGTTGCCATTGTGCCAGGTGCCACTGCGTATCCAAACCTGATCCCCAAACCTCAGCTCCGCGACAACGATATTTGATGCTACGGAGTAATCATCATGGTTTCCAGCATCAGAGAAAGTCTGGCCCCGCTTTTCGCCATTAATCACTAGTTCCGAATCCATCCATGTGCGGTCTTTGTTGGTTGTTACCCAGTAAAAGACATAGACGCCAGgaattttacaaacaaatattcCAGTCTTGCCGTTATAAGCACCACCGACATTGGTTTGGACTTCATTGAAGATGATAATGCGATGGTTTGGAACAGACGTCATGTCGCCTGTAAGGGAGGCAGAGAACGCAACCTGATTATCAGACACGACATCACCTGAAATAATGTTGTAATAATTCATCCACTTTATAAAAGTCAACTTAGtaagtatataaaataaagagcGTCACAGTTAAATAGTTTACTTTATACATATCTTTTAATTCGACTGTATGTAAGCTTTCAGCTTATTTGAAACCCTCACGGGTCGGCTTTCTGGAAAACCAAGTTCATTTAAACAGGCCAGGTTGTTACCACAGGGTGGCGCGATCCAACGACCCCTGGTTGAGCGGCTGACACCTTACCACTGGACAATCGCTCACTGATTGTATAAATTTCAGGCCTTAACGTTAGCAAAATTTGGAGAACGTCTTACTGTCATATATCGTTTTGAATTAGCTTAGATTTGGGTCAGTTAGTAGCTGAAATATCTAACGTCTGAGTAAGATATAATTAGTAACGATGTTACTTCCGTTTGTTTGCAATTATCATTAGATTTATAATGCACTCATCACAtttttataaaacgtttcatttcataaagttttctttatttcatatattacaGTTCATTTGCATTTTAGCACACCAGTCACACAATATCCTATTCCATCATGTTTAGATGTATCTTAATTATTGGTTAATGGCGACTTAAAACCAAAcaaagacataaaaacaaatttgatatcatgtatcaatatttttcaaaaattattttcatttaacgtTTCATATAATACATTTCTTgtatatttgaaactttatttctgAAATACCTAAAAAATATAGTCAgcaaaaaagctaaaaaaaaaaaaagggaaaatgtttTATAGAAACATAAAATGATACTTACCAGTACATTTATGCTGGAGGCTTTCTATTGTCTGTTGTTGCTCCTTCAGTTTATTTTCCAGCTCCGCTAGTTTTTGAACAACTTTAAATTCATAGTCAAATCTTGAGACGCACTGGGGTTCTTTTTCAATAGATCCAAAAATGCTCGTAGTAATACAGAAATACGTTAGAATGAAAGTTAATCCCGAAAAGTGAAACATTGTTTCTCGCTAATGTTTTTGTTAGTCGGTATGTTGGTTTATTACTTTACAAAAGCAATCAGTCATAATATACAATATTGAAGATCGTTTATATATGAAATGTTTATTACGTTATCGTTTTAATGATGTAAACATTAATGAAGATATATCAACTTTTTGtgaaaatatgagccgtgccatgggaaaaccaacatagtgggtatgcggccagcaaggatccagaccagcctgcgcatccgcgcagtctggtcaggatccatgctgttcgctaacagtttctccaattccaataggctttaaaagcgaacagcatggagcctgaccagactgcgcggatgcgcaggctggtctggatccatgctggtcgcacacccactatgttggttttcccatggcacggctcatatattccaAAATATCACGATTGTAAACTAAATAGCCATATATTCTTTTCATTCGTGATAAGTTTATTAGCCGAGAAACATTTTTTGCTATCAGCAAGTTTTCGGAGAAATGTGTTTATCAGATAAATCTTAATgtcatgaaacttgaaacttgtttatttaCTTAAACGCCTACTTctacatataaaaacatattcaGCGGCGTCATGGATAGTTCACGATGCTGTTGTGTTCCTGAACGCTGTTGCAACAACCACTGATACACAAATACATATCAAACTACGCAAATAATTCGGACATATAGagagaaaacaaaatttatcataATGAAATCAAGATAACTCGTATTTTCAATTTCCTTATGCTGTTTTACAGCATGCCAATGTTATGTTCTACAAAATGAGGAATTCGTGCTAAGAAATCTAACAAAAATTATCTTACCTTACCTTTTCATGAGTAAAATGAAGAAAAGAAGTTTGATACTATTAAAAATCCATACAACATGCATGTACTTGCTTTAAACACAAAATCAATAAACTAGTCGTGAACAATTTGCACAAAGTTAATAGATAAAAATTGACGCCTTCAAACGAACAAAATAAAGTCCTCAAAATCTTCAAAACCTCTTGTTTTTCTCTTGGGTAGGGCAGCAGGAGGTCGGGGATTCTATCGTAACTGTTGAAATAACAAGACATTGTTTTAATAAAACCTGGGGAAAAGATAGAAAGTAATATGTAATATATGCACATCATTTTACTTTGTCCCGTCATCTGTCcatttgtccatctgtctgtccatccgatctgtgctctctctctctctctctctctcttgagATAAGTGGGCGGGCTTATTGTCATTGTCTTCCTAGTAACACAGTCTGTTTTATGTCTTAGAAGAAATTACGACTAATTTTAATGTAAAAGCATCAACTTTAAATATTTGCCTATTCACTGCCTACCTGAAAGAAACGATAATTAAATTGATGTGGTCATTGCAATTGGGATAAGGAATTTATTCTGAGATTCAGTAATGCAAGTAGAGTTGGCTGGTGTTGTATAGCAACATTCTAATGAACATAtgtatttttgatacagtatgcctacttgaaataaaaattgttttgagaaaaaaattaaggttcattaaactttaattattatatagaccaacattttcatttaactaGATCAAGAGAGTGTCTACAACTGTTGCtttttatacacattttcaaCATCCCTAAACGTACCTGTGCATGTCTAATCTTTGAGTAATACAAGGCTAACCGGGATACTGCTTAGTCAAATTGGCGATAAAACgttatataaacagaaaacagataCGTTTGTTtcttctaatatgcttgtttctgtaaAAACTCGCTtatgctaaaatgacgtcacgttaacgggCAATGGCGTCAATGCttttgttgtgaccaagaaaAAGCGCTACTATATGTTATCTTCTGCTTTAGATAAAGGATATATAAGAATCGAATTAATAaaagcaaaatcgtgttttatttaaaaaaaatatactcaaAATCGGtaatacgtcgccagaataaattactcgggctacgccctcgtgaaattattccgcggacgtataacctctttttcgtgtattaatttcattaaaaaaaacgatttttcttaattaaaaactgaaatttaataTGCGAGTATTTTCTTCTTCCGAAGCAAAAAgagaaaacaacaacacacacacacatgctcGCACGCAGGCGCACGCAggcgcacgcacacgcacacattTAGTATTTAGCGAGAAAACTTTTTGCtagtttataaaatatgttgtttttaatcCATACAGTTACTTTATTGTCATTAATGTAGATGTTTAAATTTGCTTCATCTGTAAGTATAATTTATTTCTGAGATTATATAAAGTATGTGTAGTCGTCGTGTAAGGGAGAGTATCGCTTAAAAACTATGTTAACTATATGGACGTAGGATAAATTCCCGTACGGGTATTCATCCAAGTATTGTGTTAGTTGTTAAATACCCAAAGAAGTTTGGATGTTtagatattgttttaatattaatacCAACAATACCAATTTGcaaatatatcatacatttatatcataTTGATCATTACAACTATCTTGCTATTTAATTTATGTTGCgtacattttcaatatttacttAAACACTGCCGGACATTTTCATTAGCCGCTGTTTCAATTATTTAATGTACGACTCTCATGTCAGTAGATGCACTTTACGTTTAAAATACATATTCCCTTGTAAGGCTACAAGAagaatctatatttttttctgctttacACCACGAATGGCGGAGGAATGTGCGTCTCTTATACTATACTCACCTAAAAGATGTTTTCACGGAAACAAAAATAGTATAAACCTTCATAAAAGGAGCAGTTACTTAATACAGGTGTGGACAAACGAGAATATTTTAACAGAACGtgatctagaaatacatattcaataaaatacaATCGCGCTCTGGAATTTTGACTCAATTCTAACGGTTTTGTGTCCTCTAAATATTCACTACATGcttttagaaaatatcatatacaaaagttaagcTAAATTACCAGAATAGAtcaaatgtaagggtagatttctcggaaggacagagcaccacaaacacagcctcagaacCACGcgtttgcaaagtaggcccacaacaaaatggAAAAGTATTATAGACGGGTTGTCACAGAAAAAAGAAGTTTATATTCTGTAATGCGTGGCTGTatagaaaattatttaatattatagcTAATAGCAATGTTCAGATTTCTAGACTATGTTTATCTTCTTAATTGCGATTTGTTTGCTTTAACATGTCTTAACGTATTTCCATAATCAGTCCAGATTATTTTACATAATTGATCTCCGGTCTAAATTTACCCATCtatttaattttcacaatatCCAATATTGCCAgtaaaattaaacagtttgataaaatttCCTGTTAGAAGGGTCTTGGCCATTGAGTGCTGATTGTAATGTTACAATTTCTATTATGTGACGTTGACCCTAAAATGTCAGTTGTATTGTCTTTAATTCCTATTTGATCTTGTATaagattcaaatattttatttttatatgtgttGTTGATGTTAATAAGGTATTTATATCGTTAGGTATTAATACGACTACATCTAAATGCCACAGAtcaaggatgtacgagcgttttttttttcaggatattcgccattttgaaaaatgtttcttcgaatattgctttctaacaaaagttttgccaaaaattaacgctaaataatcaaaatatgactaataatgtaccatttaaccaaatagattctacttgttgtgaaaaaaaatttcacccttatttttggctggcatttgcctacaATTGacgtaaaatgtaaaatttacaatGGGATaagggtaggtaatttcaaatatctatgaaagtagatcatttttggttttgatattttcctgactgatacatataacgataagcaataactgaaataaaagttttcaagatagcactttattatatctagaaaatatagattaaaacaaaaagaacaaaactatcaaaattcaccagtttttaacagatttttcttaataaatctcttagatgcacgttGATACCAACcttttttctttccgttttgaagcatttttgtgtgtgatTAAAGcggcaaaatattttgaaaatcttaccgtcagaatttattttgtagatctaaatacatttttcctttgaaaataaagtgggttgggtaattatgtcaacatgtaaaaattagggatgggaacgaatactgaaatcaatatttgaatattcggtttgccatattcgaatatattcgaatattcggtttgttttaatggaagctttaaattcttattaagtgattggcatatacacaacgtattcatttgtttaaagcgtggatcatcgtatgtaataaggccaaaaaatgtttgtttcgggtaacccgatcctaccaaGCAAAACCcaccgatcctagcgttttatttcacgattctttcagtataatcatgaacagatttaactaattcagtgttttagcttcaaaatgatacaaaaaatcaaaacgattataatttataCCGTcgcaaaatatctaaaaatagcagatcgtcccatttaaacacgtgacgcgctgttatattaccgccgccattttgaaaattttcaatcggcgtgtgaAAATCGTCGTGTAGAAaccaagtaaggcagacttaaacctccttcaacatgaacttttgcatcaatcatatgttatttcttgattttattataaagtacttcaagaTTTAATTCAAATACGACCGATGGCGGAtaaaaaccgattctgcggatggtctgaagcGTCGTACAAAAAATATTGTGGAAAGATCGACAacatctacaagtttggtattgttttcgaaaaaaaaaattctacaacttgttacataaaacaggcgccaataaaaatgatcaaaaaaagAGATTTgtaagtgacatttatgcttatataatactgacatcaccttttattcatattaacctgtaagacatgcaatccctataacattaaataggatattatatgttttattaagtaccaccattttttcaattttacaaaatttcagaaatgcttaaacaatgggtgaagaaaatgccctataaaaattaaacgagttcggtgacctgtgttttttcttctcttgtttgtcttagaaactaatgttcttcaagctcacagagtatgaaaaaattcttaacgttagaaaaaattcgctcctacatccttatgTTGACATTTGCTTTAGAATATTATGCACTTTATTCTGCATTAAGGTAGTACTGCACGTTTGacaaaccggaagtaatggcgtaacgtcatttatctcgAAAGCGAAAAAACCGCCTGGAGTCGGCGTACGAAaaggaaaattattttatgaattgatAGCAACaggtgagtaaatttatttcaacggcaacgttactatctttccaAAGTTAAAATAGGATATAAAATAATCTGTACCATTAATTAATACCAAAACTCAACTTCAAAAGCATGGATCT
This Mercenaria mercenaria strain notata chromosome 17, MADL_Memer_1, whole genome shotgun sequence DNA region includes the following protein-coding sequences:
- the LOC123537382 gene encoding complement C1q-like protein 4, whose amino-acid sequence is MFHFSGLTFILTYFCITTSIFGSIEKEPQCVSRFDYEFKVVQKLAELENKLKEQQQTIESLQHKCTGDVVSDNQVAFSASLTGDMTSVPNHRIIIFNEVQTNVGGAYNGKTGIFVCKIPGVYVFYWVTTNKDRTWMDSELVINGEKRGQTFSDAGNHDDYSVASNIVVAELRFGDQVWIRSGTWHNGNLAGSHRTSFSGWILYMR